One Chloroflexota bacterium genomic window carries:
- a CDS encoding transposase — LSADNNLAERSLRPLVVARKISGGTRSSRGSRITLALASLFETWKARGLNPLTQCFSMLAQGP; from the coding sequence CTGAGTGCGGACAACAATCTGGCCGAACGGAGCCTTCGTCCGCTGGTGGTAGCGCGCAAGATCAGCGGGGGTACGCGGAGTAGCCGCGGTAGCAGGATCACGTTGGCCCTGGCCAGTCTCTTTGAGACGTGGAAAGCACGTGGGCTCAATCCCCTTACGCAGTGCTTCAGTATGCTTGCTCAAGGCCCTTAA
- the rpsO gene encoding 30S ribosomal protein S15, which produces MVLRKDEKEAIIQEFHVHPSDTGSPEVQIALLTKRINALTEHLKIHKHDEASRRGLLKLVGQRRRHLAYLSRTDAKRYKEIVARLDLRK; this is translated from the coding sequence ATGGTCTTAAGAAAGGACGAAAAGGAAGCCATCATCCAGGAATTCCACGTCCATCCAAGCGATACAGGATCGCCAGAAGTGCAGATAGCGCTGTTAACCAAGCGCATCAATGCCCTGACTGAGCATCTCAAGATCCACAAGCATGATGAGGCTTCCCGGCGCGGCTTGCTGAAGTTAGTAGGACAGCGCCGCCGACATCTAGCCTATCTGAGCCGCACAGATGCCAAGCGCTATAAAGAAATTGTAGCACGGCTGGATCTGCGTAAATAG
- a CDS encoding polyribonucleotide nucleotidyltransferase → MNNVKSFQAKLGNSTVIVETGKLAGQANGAVTVRCGDTVILATATAAQTPLEGATFLPLTVDYEERLYAAGKIPGGFFKREGRPSEAAILLCRLVDRPLRPLFPKGLHNEVQVIVTALSADQEHYLDILSIIGASAALTISDIPFDGPLGAIRMGYTDGKLLFNPTASEMQHSLLDLRLAGTADAIIMVEAGANEVPEDILLQAMQEGHQAFQDVIRMQEEMRQAVGKPKKEYPLSQVNQELARIVQERLADRPMQALEQAQNKEERNKALDQLRAELLQELGETYPQLEILTAFEDYLKSVVRAAVLERGYRPDGRSLKDIRPIYCEVGLLPRTHGSGLFTRGETQVLTIATLGTVSDEQIIDSLDATEETKRYIHHYNFPPYSTGETARLRPPGRREIGHGALAERALLPMIPPEEEFPYTIRLVSEVLSSNGSTSMASVCASTLALMDAGVPIKEPVAGIAMGLIKEGERHAILTDILGMEDALGDMDFKVAGTAKGITALQMDLKVRGINAEIICSALDQAKEARLFVLDKMLAVIQKARPDLSPYAPRITLIKIDPEKIGAVIGPGGKTIRHIIEETGAKIDVEDDGTVYIASTDKASSEKAVAMIQALTEKPEIGKIYVGKVVRITDFGAFVEILPGTDGLVHISQLADYRVAKVEDVVKVGDEIMVMIIDIDQEGKIKLSRQAVLEGWTAEEARERDRKTRGGHRGPTPTPRRPNRSIQRQRSQR, encoded by the coding sequence ATGAATAATGTAAAAAGCTTTCAAGCGAAGCTAGGCAATTCAACAGTCATTGTGGAGACGGGCAAACTAGCAGGACAGGCCAATGGAGCAGTGACGGTGCGCTGTGGTGATACGGTGATCTTGGCCACAGCTACTGCAGCGCAAACGCCACTGGAAGGTGCCACATTTCTACCCCTGACTGTGGATTACGAGGAGCGGCTATATGCTGCTGGCAAAATCCCTGGTGGTTTCTTCAAACGTGAGGGACGACCGTCCGAAGCGGCCATTCTGCTCTGCCGGCTGGTGGACAGACCACTGCGTCCGCTCTTCCCTAAAGGACTGCACAACGAAGTCCAAGTTATTGTAACAGCCCTTTCCGCAGACCAAGAGCACTATCTGGATATCCTGTCCATCATTGGTGCCTCGGCAGCTCTGACTATCTCGGACATCCCATTTGATGGGCCATTGGGTGCAATCCGCATGGGCTATACCGATGGGAAATTGTTGTTCAATCCGACCGCTTCTGAAATGCAGCACAGCCTTCTGGACTTGCGCTTGGCTGGAACTGCAGATGCGATCATCATGGTCGAGGCTGGAGCCAATGAGGTACCCGAAGACATTCTGCTACAGGCAATGCAGGAAGGGCACCAGGCATTCCAAGACGTCATCCGCATGCAGGAAGAAATGCGCCAGGCCGTTGGCAAGCCTAAGAAGGAATACCCGCTATCCCAGGTGAATCAAGAGCTTGCCCGTATTGTCCAGGAGCGTCTCGCTGACCGTCCAATGCAAGCGTTGGAGCAGGCACAGAACAAGGAGGAGCGCAACAAGGCTCTTGACCAACTGCGTGCCGAATTGCTCCAAGAGCTGGGTGAAACCTATCCCCAGTTGGAAATTCTGACGGCGTTTGAGGATTATCTGAAAAGCGTGGTCCGTGCGGCGGTGCTTGAGCGTGGCTATCGCCCGGATGGCCGCAGCTTGAAGGATATCCGTCCCATCTACTGCGAGGTAGGATTATTGCCACGCACACATGGCTCTGGACTGTTCACTCGCGGTGAGACTCAAGTGCTGACGATTGCCACCTTGGGCACAGTGAGCGATGAACAGATCATTGACAGCCTGGATGCTACCGAGGAAACAAAGCGCTACATCCACCATTATAATTTTCCTCCTTACAGCACCGGGGAAACAGCAAGGCTCCGTCCACCTGGCCGAAGGGAGATCGGACACGGTGCACTGGCAGAGAGAGCTCTGCTGCCCATGATCCCTCCCGAAGAAGAATTCCCCTACACCATCCGCCTGGTATCGGAGGTGCTTTCGTCCAACGGTTCCACCTCGATGGCCAGCGTATGTGCTAGCACATTGGCTTTGATGGATGCGGGTGTGCCCATCAAGGAACCAGTTGCCGGCATTGCGATGGGGTTGATCAAAGAGGGAGAGCGTCATGCCATACTGACGGATATCCTAGGGATGGAAGACGCTCTGGGCGACATGGACTTTAAAGTAGCAGGCACAGCCAAAGGCATCACTGCCCTACAAATGGACCTCAAGGTCAGAGGAATCAATGCCGAGATCATATGCTCTGCCTTGGATCAAGCCAAGGAAGCACGGCTCTTCGTTTTGGATAAGATGCTCGCTGTGATTCAAAAAGCACGACCAGATTTGTCGCCCTATGCTCCACGCATCACGCTGATCAAAATTGATCCAGAGAAGATCGGAGCAGTGATTGGCCCTGGAGGCAAGACTATCCGCCACATCATCGAAGAGACAGGAGCGAAGATTGATGTAGAGGATGATGGCACAGTCTATATTGCCTCCACCGATAAGGCGAGCAGTGAAAAAGCGGTAGCCATGATCCAAGCCTTGACCGAAAAACCGGAAATTGGCAAAATTTACGTGGGCAAAGTAGTGCGCATCACGGACTTTGGAGCTTTCGTCGAAATCCTGCCCGGTACCGATGGGCTGGTGCATATCTCGCAACTGGCTGACTACCGAGTGGCAAAAGTCGAGGATGTGGTCAAGGTTGGCGATGAGATCATGGTCATGATCATAGACATTGATCAAGAAGGGAAGATCAAACTTTCGCGGCAGGCTGTCCTGGAAGGTTGGACAGCGGAAGAAGCCCGTGAGCGTGACCGCAAAACAAGAGGCGGTCATCGTGGCCCCACACCTACTCCCCGCCGTCCCAATAGGAGTATCCAAAGGCAACGCAGCCAACGATAA
- the lepB gene encoding signal peptidase I produces MSEHPASTPPEHTPEPLQRIILRWIRETLETILPALLIVLVVNLFLAQATRVEGQSMEPNLHNNQRLIIEKVSYHFHPPRRGDIVVIKFPNRHSDPLIKRVVGLPGETIEIRDGHVYINGQILVEPYLDQPTLGNVAPHVIAPGHVFVLGDNRSASNDSRSFGEVNISYVVGRAWFRYWPLDEIGFLR; encoded by the coding sequence ATGAGTGAGCATCCCGCTTCAACGCCACCAGAGCACACTCCCGAGCCCTTGCAACGCATTATCCTACGCTGGATTCGAGAGACACTGGAGACCATACTGCCAGCTCTGCTCATCGTTTTGGTGGTCAACTTGTTCCTGGCTCAGGCCACCCGGGTGGAGGGACAGAGCATGGAACCCAACTTGCATAACAACCAAAGATTGATCATCGAAAAAGTCTCTTATCATTTCCATCCCCCACGTCGTGGAGACATCGTCGTGATCAAATTTCCAAACAGGCACTCGGACCCGCTGATCAAGCGCGTTGTCGGTCTGCCTGGAGAAACGATCGAGATCAGAGACGGCCATGTTTATATCAATGGCCAGATCTTAGTAGAACCCTACCTGGATCAGCCGACCCTGGGCAATGTGGCACCACATGTCATTGCGCCAGGGCACGTCTTTGTCCTTGGTGACAACCGTAGTGCCAGCAACGATTCGCGCAGCTTCGGTGAAGTGAATATATCCTATGTTGTTGGGCGCGCCTGGTTCCGTTACTGGCCGTTGGATGAAATAGGCTTTCTGCGTTGA
- a CDS encoding NTPase, translating into MGRTVLLSGQPGVGKTTLIKQATAVLPGHWGGFYTQEIRGPKSRLGFEIVTLDGQQALLAHVNKPGSPRVGKYGVYVENVDKVAVPVLYRAVAEADYVVIDEIGKMELLSQKFRTAVLYAVQSPKTVLGTVIWQQHPWADALKNLPGVFVVTVTLSNRQQLLNQILSLLTG; encoded by the coding sequence ATGGGGCGAACGGTACTGCTGAGCGGACAACCAGGTGTGGGCAAGACCACGCTGATCAAACAAGCAACCGCGGTGCTTCCAGGGCATTGGGGCGGGTTCTACACGCAGGAAATCCGAGGTCCCAAGTCCCGGCTGGGTTTCGAAATTGTCACCCTAGATGGGCAGCAAGCACTTCTGGCCCACGTGAATAAGCCTGGCTCTCCGCGGGTCGGCAAATATGGCGTGTATGTGGAAAATGTGGACAAGGTAGCCGTGCCCGTACTGTACCGTGCGGTAGCAGAAGCAGATTATGTGGTGATTGATGAGATAGGCAAGATGGAATTGCTATCTCAAAAGTTCCGCACCGCAGTACTCTATGCCGTGCAGAGCCCAAAAACAGTGTTAGGTACCGTAATATGGCAGCAACATCCATGGGCCGATGCTTTGAAGAACCTGCCAGGAGTATTCGTGGTCACCGTTACTCTGTCCAACCGACAGCAACTCTTAAATCAAATTCTTTCTTTGCTCACAGGCTAG
- a CDS encoding LysM peptidoglycan-binding domain-containing protein codes for MKKRIMVACSACVLLAVLMSTGCTRAKPEVSTPTPIAGQAMVITPTASAMPTQVWTPQPPPTTISLPPGPTVVSAAEASPTPLPTAIPTVFPTATTVPGQFEYTVQWGDTLYSLARRFNTTVDALMALNGLQNPNLIRVGQVLKIVGTPPSPGTTTEYIVQPGDTLFSIARRYNTTVEAISRANGIVNPWYIRVGQKLVIPQSSTPATPSTGSTYVVQPGDTLYGIAARFGKNVWDIIAANNLSDPYWIWVGQVLTIP; via the coding sequence ATGAAGAAAAGGATAATGGTAGCTTGTAGCGCCTGTGTCCTGTTGGCGGTCTTGATGTCCACTGGTTGCACGCGCGCCAAACCAGAGGTGTCCACTCCTACTCCTATCGCAGGGCAGGCCATGGTCATAACTCCCACTGCTTCTGCCATGCCCACGCAGGTATGGACGCCTCAGCCTCCTCCCACGACTATTTCCTTGCCACCCGGGCCAACCGTAGTCAGTGCAGCCGAAGCTTCCCCGACTCCGCTTCCTACAGCCATTCCGACCGTGTTCCCTACTGCTACAACCGTACCCGGCCAATTCGAATATACTGTGCAATGGGGAGATACCTTGTACTCCCTGGCTCGCCGTTTCAATACTACGGTGGATGCTCTCATGGCGCTCAATGGCTTGCAGAATCCGAATCTCATCCGAGTAGGCCAGGTGCTGAAAATAGTGGGGACACCTCCAAGTCCAGGTACGACCACAGAATATATTGTCCAACCCGGCGATACCTTGTTCTCCATTGCACGGCGATACAACACCACAGTAGAAGCGATTAGCCGCGCCAATGGCATTGTCAACCCTTGGTATATCCGCGTTGGACAGAAGCTGGTTATCCCACAGAGCAGTACACCCGCTACTCCTTCTACGGGGTCTACTTACGTGGTGCAGCCCGGGGACACCCTATATGGCATTGCTGCACGCTTTGGCAAAAATGTCTGGGACATCATTGCAGCGAACAACCTATCGGATCCCTACTGGATCTGGGTTGGACAGGTTTTGACCATACCCTGA
- a CDS encoding sigma-70 family RNA polymerase sigma factor, which translates to MHEPITEDAELVSRIRCGNLDVFEALYHKYKRPLYQTALAITGDQGAAEEILQDCFVRAYMALERVDVSTSLSPWLHRIVINLSANWINRNRPLPLNEWIDRLIAGPVASPEHIMETFELRQVVREAIATLSFTHRAIIVLFYLQGFSLSEIAYIFDCPVGTVKSRLHYACKALRKKLREDRRLAGELVYGTS; encoded by the coding sequence ATGCATGAGCCGATAACTGAAGACGCAGAACTCGTCTCGCGCATTCGCTGTGGCAATTTGGATGTTTTTGAAGCATTGTATCACAAGTACAAGCGGCCACTTTATCAAACAGCACTAGCAATCACGGGCGATCAGGGCGCAGCGGAAGAGATTCTGCAAGATTGTTTCGTGCGGGCTTATATGGCTTTGGAGAGAGTGGATGTTTCGACCTCGCTTTCTCCCTGGTTGCATCGTATCGTGATCAATTTGAGCGCCAATTGGATAAACCGCAATCGGCCATTGCCATTGAACGAATGGATTGATCGCCTTATCGCTGGCCCAGTTGCTTCTCCTGAGCATATCATGGAGACATTTGAACTGCGCCAAGTCGTGCGCGAAGCGATTGCTACGCTGAGCTTTACCCATCGCGCGATCATTGTGCTCTTTTATTTACAGGGTTTCAGTTTGTCCGAGATTGCGTATATTTTCGATTGTCCGGTCGGCACGGTCAAGTCCCGTTTGCACTATGCATGCAAAGCCTTGCGCAAGAAACTGCGTGAGGATAGACGCCTGGCAGGGGAGCTGGTCTATGGAACGTCCTAG
- a CDS encoding peptide ABC transporter substrate-binding protein, giving the protein MFRKRFAVMVTLLLALAMVLSSCKPAVKLAKEINLNHGTEPPTLDPNLATDTTSVQCDFLLFMGLTRLDIETVEPKPWLATEWSVSPDGLVWTFKMRKDVYWVRWDPATQKAEKKRPVTAHDIVYSVRRAANPETASDYAYVDYIIKGVEAVNTGESTDLESIGVRAVDDYTVEFTLTQPAGYFAAIAGMWTNYPVPKESIEAYGDKWTEPGNIWTCGPYVLDVWEHENRMVMKKNPFWFDAKNVSIEQINWVMVTDASTAFAMYENGELDVEAVPLADMDRVKADPVLSKELYIAPVLCTYYYGFNTTKPPFDNPKVRQAFSYAMDRQKLIDTVLKGEQKPAKTFACPGIFGSPAEDPKFEGITFNPDKARALLAEAGYPDGKGLPDITLMFNTSAGHQKIAEFFQANWKEVLGVEVKLANQEWKVYLATLHEDPPQIWRLGWCADYPDENNWVLEVFHPTKGANNPKWSGPDADEFARLTEQAAAESDPKKRAELYFQAEKILCVDSAVIAPIYYYTRVTCTKPYVERTFGKQGGLEEIFYWKVKAH; this is encoded by the coding sequence ATGTTTCGAAAAAGATTTGCTGTGATGGTAACGCTGTTGCTCGCTCTGGCCATGGTGCTTAGCTCCTGCAAGCCGGCGGTGAAACTGGCTAAGGAGATCAATTTGAACCATGGTACCGAGCCGCCTACTTTGGACCCGAACCTGGCCACGGATACCACTTCCGTGCAATGCGATTTCCTTTTGTTCATGGGGTTGACCAGACTTGACATCGAGACCGTCGAGCCCAAGCCGTGGCTAGCTACGGAGTGGTCGGTATCCCCGGATGGGCTGGTCTGGACCTTCAAGATGCGCAAGGATGTCTACTGGGTGCGTTGGGATCCAGCCACACAGAAGGCGGAGAAGAAGCGCCCTGTCACGGCACACGACATCGTATATAGCGTCAGGCGCGCTGCTAACCCAGAGACAGCCTCCGACTATGCTTACGTGGACTATATCATCAAGGGCGTTGAGGCTGTGAACACCGGTGAGAGCACAGACCTGGAGTCCATCGGCGTGCGAGCAGTGGACGATTATACCGTGGAGTTCACCTTGACCCAGCCTGCTGGCTACTTTGCCGCGATCGCTGGCATGTGGACCAACTATCCCGTGCCGAAGGAATCCATCGAAGCGTACGGCGACAAGTGGACCGAACCAGGGAATATCTGGACTTGTGGCCCCTACGTCTTGGATGTATGGGAACATGAGAACAGGATGGTTATGAAGAAGAACCCCTTCTGGTTCGACGCCAAGAATGTCAGCATCGAGCAAATCAACTGGGTCATGGTCACAGATGCTTCGACGGCGTTCGCCATGTACGAAAACGGCGAATTGGATGTGGAGGCTGTGCCACTGGCTGATATGGACCGCGTGAAGGCTGATCCGGTGCTGAGCAAAGAGCTGTACATCGCCCCCGTGCTGTGCACCTACTACTATGGCTTCAACACCACCAAGCCACCATTCGACAATCCTAAGGTCCGCCAAGCCTTCTCCTATGCTATGGACCGCCAGAAATTGATTGACACGGTGTTGAAGGGCGAGCAGAAGCCTGCCAAGACCTTTGCCTGCCCCGGCATCTTTGGCTCGCCAGCCGAGGATCCAAAGTTCGAGGGCATCACCTTCAATCCGGACAAGGCGCGGGCACTGCTGGCCGAAGCCGGCTATCCAGATGGCAAGGGTCTGCCGGACATCACGCTCATGTTTAATACCAGCGCCGGCCACCAGAAGATCGCTGAGTTCTTCCAGGCGAATTGGAAGGAGGTCCTGGGTGTCGAGGTCAAGCTGGCCAACCAGGAGTGGAAAGTCTACCTGGCAACACTACACGAGGATCCACCACAGATTTGGCGCCTTGGCTGGTGCGCAGACTATCCCGATGAGAACAACTGGGTGCTGGAGGTCTTCCACCCGACCAAGGGCGCGAATAATCCTAAGTGGTCCGGCCCTGATGCGGATGAGTTTGCCAGGTTGACCGAGCAGGCCGCAGCGGAAAGCGATCCGAAGAAACGCGCCGAACTGTACTTCCAGGCCGAGAAGATCTTGTGCGTGGATTCAGCGGTTATTGCTCCGATTTACTACTACACCCGCGTCACCTGCACCAAACCATATGTGGAGCGCACATTTGGCAAGCAGGGTGGGTTGGAAGAAATCTTCTACTGGAAGGTAAAAGCGCACTAA
- a CDS encoding DUF1848 family protein: MRQMRQVISASRRTDIPLYYARWLAEVVRQGFVDVPQPYNARVRRVSLLPEDVHTLVLWSKDFRPLLRNMGGVREALARYDQIFCHLTITGLGGSALEPGIAPWQEVIAQLPELIELTGDPRRVTVRYDPIVHWYEGQEVKSNLPFAEPILRAVSKIGITAVRISFATLYSKVRKRRGWRWYDPTPAQRLEITQQLVALAHSLSLTLYACSQSDLCLAEALPSRCIDGELLSILHPYRLPAPMGKDAGQRPDCGCTPSVDIGSYLMRCPNGCRYCYANPKIPCQ, from the coding sequence ATGAGACAGATGAGGCAGGTTATCTCAGCTTCGCGACGCACAGATATCCCTTTGTACTACGCGCGTTGGCTAGCGGAAGTAGTGCGTCAAGGGTTTGTGGACGTGCCACAGCCATACAATGCGCGTGTAAGGCGCGTTTCTTTGCTGCCTGAAGATGTGCATACGCTGGTTTTGTGGTCGAAAGATTTTCGCCCGCTTTTGCGCAATATGGGCGGCGTTAGGGAAGCCCTGGCACGCTATGACCAAATATTTTGTCATCTGACCATCACCGGGCTAGGGGGTTCGGCATTGGAGCCGGGCATCGCACCCTGGCAGGAAGTGATAGCACAGTTGCCTGAGTTGATTGAATTGACTGGAGATCCCCGCCGTGTCACCGTGCGCTATGACCCTATTGTGCATTGGTATGAAGGACAGGAAGTCAAAAGCAATCTTCCCTTTGCCGAACCCATCCTGCGCGCAGTCAGCAAGATAGGCATCACAGCGGTACGCATATCCTTTGCCACACTCTACAGTAAAGTGCGTAAACGCAGAGGGTGGCGGTGGTATGACCCTACGCCTGCGCAACGCCTGGAGATCACGCAACAACTAGTTGCTTTGGCCCATTCGCTTAGTTTGACGCTCTATGCTTGTAGCCAGAGCGATCTCTGTCTCGCAGAAGCATTACCATCCCGCTGCATAGATGGCGAGCTGCTTTCCATCCTGCATCCATACCGATTGCCAGCACCTATGGGCAAGGATGCTGGCCAACGTCCGGACTGTGGCTGCACGCCGAGCGTGGATATTGGCTCCTACCTAATGCGCTGTCCCAATGGATGTCGCTATTGCTACGCCAATCCGAAGATCCCCTGCCAATAG
- the udk gene encoding uridine kinase yields MARERNATNPILVIGVAGGTASGKTTVVQAILDRVGRERIAHIQHDSYYKDLSHLPLEERRQFNFDHPDALDTPLLIQHLKELRQGHSIEVPEYDFATYCRLPQTRLVHPCPVVIVEGILILTEPALRELIDLKIYVDTDADLRLIRRIKRDIAERGRTIESVIEQYLATVRPMHLEFVEPSKRYADVIIPLGGHNVAALELVTARILSMLDEVEQGKS; encoded by the coding sequence ATGGCACGCGAACGAAACGCAACCAATCCCATCCTAGTGATTGGCGTTGCTGGAGGCACTGCTTCTGGCAAGACAACGGTGGTCCAAGCTATTCTCGACCGTGTAGGTCGCGAGCGGATCGCACATATCCAGCACGATTCCTATTACAAGGACCTCAGTCATCTGCCGCTCGAAGAACGCCGGCAATTCAACTTTGACCATCCCGATGCTTTGGATACACCATTGCTAATCCAGCACTTGAAGGAACTGCGTCAGGGGCACTCTATTGAAGTTCCTGAATACGACTTTGCCACCTATTGTCGCCTTCCCCAGACGCGCCTTGTCCATCCGTGTCCTGTTGTGATTGTAGAGGGCATTCTCATCCTGACCGAGCCAGCGCTGCGTGAGTTGATTGACCTCAAAATCTATGTAGATACAGATGCAGATTTGCGCTTGATACGCCGCATCAAACGGGATATCGCTGAGCGCGGCCGCACCATCGAATCGGTCATCGAACAATACCTAGCGACGGTGCGTCCGATGCATCTGGAATTCGTGGAGCCTTCCAAACGCTATGCGGATGTCATTATTCCTCTTGGTGGACACAACGTGGCCGCACTGGAGTTAGTTACTGCCAGAATCTTGTCCATGTTGGATGAAGTAGAGCAAGGAAAGAGCTGA